The Vespula vulgaris chromosome 4, iyVesVulg1.1, whole genome shotgun sequence genome has a segment encoding these proteins:
- the LOC127063097 gene encoding DENN domain-containing protein Crag isoform X2 translates to MDERRVADYFVVAGLPGHNDDLIGENEVNEELEDWCQEGTHLKDIHMQPPITDLAVIFPALGEHCPEGYTLLEYTVSGFPADLNHGSLRTNECYLCYRRGRDKPPLVDIGVIYEGKERIMQDAQMVLETPKGHVANVNNSTSKIFVTYRRASQKMPCNSLVVTDICVILTNKGENSPHAFCVINKNLNKGMLGSDVFLCYKKSMNRANLISFKPTILYKYPTTDYNSFVFPNSVAMFCLPMGATIECWPKMACKPKSLFSTFVLTVADAAQKIYGSAITFYEEFTLPPDALSCKGNLDMKDIEENTKNNADSIELTEEFHQPKAKMFRKYGILKKLNISQWAKLQFTDPSSQSLNISKSICILSHWPFFDTFEKFLVFLHSMVNGKPQNVSIEKYISYFLCDIPFPSPQRSRILVQLSSKDMLILTQPEDLVWPRSGASFRQLLINLGPDNCLLILLLILTEQKILVHSLRPDVLTSVSEAIAMILFPFKWQCPYIPLCPLGLAEVLHAPLPFLIGVDSRFFDLYDPPSDVNCVNLDTNNIAICDDKKYLNVKLLPKKAARQLRNCLEHLYSKLISLGKIYSSQKDQEHDDFSVDKEFQQKQKEQALELEIQDAFLKFTATILKGYRSFLLPITKAPTVGSTDPTSLFNIQEFLRSRDKAHAKFYSMLVRTQMFIRFIEERSFVSDMDMAGLAFFDECTERVEEENVTLLELDESQHSERTVFIPPPEAGPNQGPFIYKTFKLNPELMRPEKNFNLRNPALNAFGIVPGSPMARRTKHEIKVAQKMARKQAAMPDRWARCLLGTCYSLWFLHLPAMLQVSSQPAAILHQAYELLVRMQKLHLDPMEEVCYRAMMQLCGLYGQPLLAVKLLFHMKRSGVQPNALTYGFYNKAVLEATWPSDMTNSSQLMWNKLRNVIVGAALFKKAGRKGARRRLNSNVDFLNTDGITEEMEHALSRSSLDSSHSQDTEAAHSDSTKGSSVPDLPGYGSYELKAKLLRQNSIVKDQALLNMVQSEKLNRSFSNPRIVRSTESPLKSPVRTPVTENDPLGALINDETPVVSPSEENDSNCSTSTLTVLNNTVEERPGGPLLFRSNILPRSATFHQAVDESSTTVSGNLQRSETMPHSVAPPGEEREKERLEISSLWSQKDSVTSSLSSLGSSLKLSFGPSGLAGKKSNEIILGGLNSLKSAATSVAKKFDEIKEAISATSTPVKLKERDQKLGCGVSHESLDSCIDGSLQDRNEVSARLSGDGALDVYLLYELGECLYPKGSRELEERAAIEFVLSSASRCHNCAAILYDEEIMAGWQPEDSNLNTVCQYCDKATVPLLTVTILDYRCKTNEKSSDPLMGALVELSDKPREQLEPITIPYLNPLVLRKELESVLSQEGDTCLTRHIFIEEHPIVYWNLIWYFERINLTSHLSDLWLHNDANKQLQSNSNSVSIRTMWDNERIHMGRLPMYLQWKLNATEDRTLMQTIISYVRCNDLTEPIKRVALERSKNQSEEEAPFSIYRDILFLAFIAVGGGNIHQGVFDKQYGSALERLTENEEHLLHKQDAPPSLMSLCCRHYFKQLIV, encoded by the exons ATGGATGAAAGGAGAGTAGCAGATTATTTTGTTGTTGCTGGTTTACCTGGCCATAATGATGACCTTATAGGAGAAAATGAAGTTAATGAAGAATTAGAAGATTGGTGTCAAGAGGGAACACATTtgaaagatatacatatgcaacCTCCTATCACAGATCTTGCTGTAATTTTTCCAGCTTTGGGTGAACATTGTCCTGAAGGCTATACATTGTTAGAATATACTGTATCAGGCTTCCCAGCTGATTTAAATCATGGCAGCTTACGAACAAATGAATGTTATTTATGCTATAGGAGAGGTCGGGATAAACCACCATTAGTTGATATtg GTGTAATATATGAAGGGAAAGAGCGCATAATGCAGGATGCACAAATGGTACTAGAAACTCCCAAAGGGCATGTAGCAAATGTAAACAATTCTActtcaaaaatttttgtaaCATATAGACGGGCCAGTCAAAAGATGCCTTGCAATTCTCTTGTTGTTACTGATATATGTGTTATTTTGACAAACAAAGGGGAAAATTCTCCACATGCGTTTTGTGTCattaataagaatttaaataaGGGGATGTTAGGCAGTGATGTATTTTTATGCTACAAGAAATCCATGAATCGTGCTAACCTTATATCATTCAAGCCAACAATACTTTATAAATATCCTACAACTGATTATAACAGTTTCGTTTTTCCAAATTCTGTTGCCATGTTTTGTTTACCTATGGGTGCAACCATAGAATGTTGGCCAAAAATGGCTTGTAAACCTAAGTCATTATTTTCAACATTTGTCTTAACAGTCGCAGATGCTGCACAAAAGATATATGGCTCAGCAATAACATTTTATGAAGAGTTTACATTGCCACCAGATGCTCTAAGCTGTAAAGGAAATTTGGATATGAAAGATattgaagaaaatacaaaaaataatg CTGATAGTATTGAATTAACGGAGGAGTTTCATCAACCAAAAGCAAAAATGTTCAGAAAATATGGAATACTTAAGAAGCTTAATATATCCCAATGGGCAAAATTACAATTTACAGATCCTAGCAGTCAGTCATTAAATATCAGCAAGTCAATATGTATATTGTCACATTGGCCATTTTTTGatacatttgaaaaatttctagTCTTTTTGCATAGCATGGTCAATGGAAAACCTCAAAATGTTTCAATAGAaaagtatatttcttattttttgtgtGATATACCTTTCCCAAGCCCACAAAGGTCAAGAATTCTTGTGCAACTTAGCAGTAAAGATATGCTAATCCTGACTCAGCCAGAAGATTTAGTTTGGCCTAGATCTGGTGCCAGTTTTAGacaattattaatcaatttgGGTCCTGATAATTGCTTATTGATATTGCTCCTAATCTTAACAGAGCAAAAGATATTGGTTCATTCATTACGGCCTGATGTGCTAACTTCAGTGAGTGAAGCTATTGCAAtgattttatttccatttaaatGGCAATGTCCATATATACCACTTTGCCCATTAGGTTTAGCCGAg GTCTTGCATGCACCATTACCATTTTTAATTGGTGTTGACTCCAGGTTTTTTGATCTATATGATCCACCTTCTGATGTTAATTGTGTAAATCttgatacaaataatatagcAATCTGTGatgacaaaaaatatttgaatgtaAAATTACTTCCGAAAAAGGCAGCTAGACAACTTCGAAATTGTCTAGAACATCTctattcaaaattaatatctcttGGAAAGATATATTCTTCTCAAAAAG ATCAAGAACATGACGATTTTAGTGTAGATAAAGAATtccaacaaaaacaaaaagaacaagcTTTGGAACTTGAAATACAAGATgcttttttaaaattcactGCTACTATTTTAAAAGGTTATCGATCTTTCCTGTTACCAATTACAAAGGCTCCTACTGTAGGATCAACTGATCCAACaagtttatttaatatacaagAATTTTTAAGAAGTCGTGATAAGGCACATGCAAAATTTTATAGTATGCTTGTTAGAACTCAAATGTTCATAAG ATTcatagaagaaagaagtttTGTATCTGATATGGATATGGCTGGCCTAGCTTTTTTTGATGAGTGTACTGAACGTGTGGAGGAAGAGAATg TCACACTTTTGGAATTAGATGAATCTCAACATAGCGAACGTACAGTATTCATACCTCCTCCTGAAGCAGGACCAAACCAAGgaccttttatatataaaacgtttaaatTAAATCCTGAATTAATGAGGcctgaaaaaaattttaatttaaggAATCCAGCTTTAAATGCTTTTGGAATTGTACCTGGAAGTCCTATGGCACGTAGGACTAAGCATGAAATAAAAGTAGCTCAGAAAATGGCGCGTAAACAG gcAGCAATGCCTGATAGATGGGCTAGATGTTTACTTGGAACGTGTTACAGTCTCTGGTTTTTACATTTACCAGCGATGTTGCAGGTTTCCAGTCAACCAGCCGCAATTTTGCATCAAGCATATGAATTATTAGTTCGAATGCAAAAATTACATCTTGATCCTATGGAAGaa GTTTGTTATAGAGCTATGATGCAACTTTGTGGATTATATGGACAACCATTATTAGCTGTTaagttattatttcatatgaaACGTAGTGGTGTTCAACCAAATGCGCTAACATACGGATTTTATAACAAA GCTGTCCTTGAAGCAACATGGCCTTCTGATATGACAAATTCAAGTCAGTTAATGTGGAATAAATTACGAAATGTTATCGTTGGTGCAGCTTTGTTTAAAAAGGCTGGCAGAAAAGGTGCCAGAAGAAGACTTAATTCCAatgttgattttttaaatactgaTGGAATAACCGAGGAAATGGAACATGCTCTTTCCAGATCTAGTCTTGATAGTAGTCACTCTCAAGATACAGAAGCTGCTCATAGTGACT cAACAAAAGGTAGCTCTGTGCCTGATTTACCAGGATATGGATCATATGAATTGAAAGCAAAACTTCTTAGACAAAACAGTATAGTAAAAGATCAAGCGTTGCTGAATATGGTGCAATCAGAGAAATTAAATCGCTCTTTTAGTAATCCAAG AATAGTACGCAGTACCGAATCGCCCTTGAAGAGTCCTGTACGAACACCAGTTACTGAAAATGATCCATTGGGAGCTCTAATTAATGATGAAACGCCAGTTGTGTCACCTTCTGAGGAAAATGACTCCAATTGCTCAACTAGTACTTTAAcagttttaaataatactgtTGAAGAAAGACCAGGTGGACCACTTTTATTTAGaag TAATATTTTACCACGGAGTGCAACATTTCATCAAGCAGTAGATGAAAGTAGTACAACAGTAAGTGGTAATTTACAAAGGAGCGAAACGATGCCTCATTCAGTAGCACCACCAGgtgaggagagagaaaaagagagactgGAAATAAGCAGTCTTTGGTCGCAAAAGGACAGTGTGACATCTAGTTTATCTAGCCTAGGATCCAGTTTAAAACTTAGTTTTGG tCCATCAGGCTTGGCTGGAAAGAAATCCAATGAGATAATATTGGGTGGCTTAAACAGTTTGAAATCAGCTGCAACAAGTGTTGCCAAAAAAtttgatgaaataaaagaagctaTATCTGCAACAAGTACTCCCGTTAAACTTAAAGAACGCGATCAAAAATTAGGATGTGGAGTTTCACACGAATCATTAGATTCTTGTATCGATGGATCCTTGCAAGATCGAAATGAAGTCTCTGCCAGATTGTCTG GTGATGGAGCTTTGGatgtatatttgttatatgaaCTTGGAGAATGTTTATATCCCAAAGGTTCTAGAGAGTTAGAAGAACGTGCTGCTATTGAATTTGTACTTTCAAGCGCTAGTAGATGTCATAATTGTGCTGCAATACTTTATGATGAAGAGATAATGGCAGGCTGGCAACCAGAAGATTCTAATTTAAACACGGTTTGTCAGTATTGTGACAAAGCCACAGTTCCGCTTCTTACGGTTACTATATTAGATTACAg atgtaaaacaaatgaaaaaagcaGCGATCCTTTAATGGGAGCTTTAGTCGAACTTTCGGATAAGCCGAGAGAGCAACTGGAGCCAATTACAATACCGTATCTAAATCCATTGGTTTtgagaaaagaattagaaagtgTATTAAGTCAGGAAGGTGATACATGTTTAACTAGACATATATTCATTGAAGAACATCCAATAGTATATTGGAATCTAATATGGTATtttgaaagaattaatttaacaaGTCATCTCTCTGACCTTTGGTTGCATAATGATGCAAATAAGCAACTACAAAGCAACTCTAATTCTGTGAGTATAAGAACAATGTGGGATAATGAGAGAATTCATATGGGTCGATTGCCAATGTATCTCCAGTGGAAACTAAATGCTACAGAAGACCGAAC ATTAATGCAAACGATAATATCATACGTACGTTGCAATGACTTGACAGAACCTATAAAAAGAGTGGCCttagaaagaagtaaaaatcaATCTGAAGAGGAAGCtccattttctatttatagagatattttgtttttggCATTTATTGCTGTTGGTGGAGGAAATATTCATCAAG GAGTTTTCGATAAACAGTACGGTTCCGCTTTAGAACGATTAACAGAAAACGAAGAACACCTACTTCATAAGCAGGATGCCCCTCCGTCCCTAATGTCGCTATGTTGTAGacattattttaaacaattaatcgtttga